The following are encoded in a window of Methanobrevibacter ruminantium M1 genomic DNA:
- a CDS encoding zinc-ribbon domain-containing protein, giving the protein MSKFCPKCGCENLDEASFCLECGASLPSIEEVKERSSHGAGTSHQSTFSSNLNEENGFNQETSSFSQSNSNSNEASNSSKFKNVINEANPANNDNQDYAICCLVIFVLLLIAFLCNF; this is encoded by the coding sequence ATGTCAAAGTTTTGTCCGAAATGCGGTTGTGAAAATCTAGATGAAGCTTCTTTCTGCTTGGAATGTGGCGCTTCTCTTCCTAGCATTGAAGAGGTTAAGGAAAGGTCTTCTCATGGAGCTGGAACTAGCCATCAAAGCACTTTTAGTTCAAATTTAAATGAGGAAAATGGCTTTAATCAGGAAACCAGTAGTTTTTCACAGTCCAACTCAAATTCTAATGAAGCAAGCAATTCAAGCAAGTTTAAAAATGTAATAAATGAGGCAAATCCCGCCAATAATGACAATCAAGACTATGCTATCTGTTGCCTGGTCATATTTGTTCTTTTATTGATTGCATTCCTATGTAATTTTTAA
- a CDS encoding aldo/keto reductase → MIYRKLGKTDLEVSNIGFGCMRLPHKEHFYQIDEAEASKMFDYAIDHGINYFDLAYSFHSKNKNLGGNAEPFVGKYLAERGNREDMVIQTKLPGWLVNKREDMDKFLDLQLERLQTDYIDVYMLHSLKIDFWNKLYGMDVLEFLDSILEDGRVKYVGFSFHDDLDVFFSIMDSYDKWDVILTQVNYLDEDYKSGLGGLEFVGMAGLGNVIMEPLRGGSLITNIPDEVQALWDTADKKRTPVEWALEYLWDKPLVTSVFSGMSNMEQVKENIAIAENCQPDCMSEHDRQILKDVAQVYKSREEIPCTGCRYCMPCHNRVDIPHCFKQYNIAKSLNYIDKTAAPYFWLVNKDERADSCTFCGECNIQCPQGIDIPAEMEKVFDFFHEESQY, encoded by the coding sequence ATGATATATAGGAAACTAGGAAAGACTGATTTGGAAGTGTCAAATATAGGCTTTGGATGTATGCGTTTGCCCCATAAAGAGCATTTTTACCAAATAGATGAGGCAGAAGCTAGCAAAATGTTTGATTATGCAATAGATCATGGAATAAACTACTTTGACCTTGCCTATTCATTTCATAGCAAAAACAAAAATCTTGGAGGAAATGCAGAGCCCTTTGTAGGTAAATACCTGGCTGAACGTGGAAACCGTGAAGATATGGTTATTCAAACAAAACTCCCTGGATGGCTGGTAAATAAAAGGGAAGATATGGACAAGTTCCTTGATTTGCAACTCGAAAGACTTCAAACTGATTATATTGATGTATATATGCTCCATTCCCTTAAGATAGACTTTTGGAACAAGTTATATGGCATGGATGTATTGGAATTTTTAGACAGCATCCTTGAAGATGGCAGAGTCAAATATGTCGGTTTTTCCTTTCACGATGATTTGGATGTTTTCTTTAGCATTATGGATTCATATGATAAGTGGGATGTTATCCTAACTCAAGTAAATTATCTTGATGAGGATTATAAAAGTGGCCTTGGCGGTTTGGAATTTGTTGGAATGGCAGGACTTGGTAATGTAATTATGGAACCTTTAAGGGGCGGAAGCCTAATAACAAACATTCCCGATGAAGTTCAAGCTCTTTGGGATACTGCTGATAAGAAAAGAACTCCTGTGGAATGGGCATTGGAATATCTTTGGGATAAGCCTCTTGTAACATCTGTATTCAGTGGAATGAGCAATATGGAACAGGTAAAGGAGAATATTGCCATAGCTGAAAACTGCCAGCCGGATTGTATGAGCGAACATGATAGGCAAATATTAAAGGATGTTGCTCAAGTCTATAAGTCTAGGGAAGAGATTCCATGTACAGGATGCAGATATTGCATGCCTTGCCATAATAGAGTGGATATTCCCCACTGTTTTAAGCAGTATAATATTGCTAAAAGCTTGAATTATATTGATAAGACTGCAGCACCTTATTTCTGGTTGGTAAATAAGGATGAAAGAGCTGACAGCTGTACATTTTGTGGTGAGTGTAATATTCAATGTCCGCAGGGCATAGATATTCCTGCAGAGATGGAAAAGGTCTTTGACTTCTTCCATGAGGAAAGTCAGTATTAG
- a CDS encoding class I SAM-dependent methyltransferase, giving the protein MNHDELINLDAIDWEEVWQKSLKKSFKKEKNWDDIAKDFGQWLENDDYPDVLLEEMRIDEEDTILDIGCAEGTISRKLAKKAKSLTGIDKSKLMLEELNKKAEKERIDNITTIQMDINELNYEEIGDYDIILASRCLNGIYNIKNTLTTLNEIANKYVYITVFGSKSHKYKKEKCEIAGKPFKAGTDYMVLVLLLKSLGIEANVVQLECKNLKEYRDFDEAINRSVWRFGELEEDREIALRQYFKETLVKNERGNWVNPKDKTDLVLIWWKKEEE; this is encoded by the coding sequence ATGAATCATGACGAGCTAATAAACCTTGATGCAATAGATTGGGAAGAAGTTTGGCAAAAGTCCCTTAAAAAGAGTTTTAAAAAGGAAAAGAACTGGGATGATATAGCAAAAGATTTTGGACAATGGCTTGAAAATGACGACTATCCTGATGTATTGCTTGAAGAGATGAGAATTGATGAAGAGGACACCATACTGGATATAGGCTGTGCTGAGGGAACCATAAGCAGAAAGCTAGCGAAAAAAGCCAAATCACTTACTGGTATCGATAAATCCAAATTGATGTTAGAGGAATTAAATAAAAAAGCAGAAAAAGAGAGAATAGATAATATTACCACCATTCAAATGGATATAAATGAACTTAATTATGAGGAAATTGGAGACTATGACATCATTCTTGCTTCCAGATGCCTAAATGGAATATATAATATAAAAAATACACTTACAACCCTTAATGAAATAGCAAATAAATATGTTTACATTACAGTATTTGGTTCAAAAAGCCATAAATACAAAAAAGAGAAATGTGAAATTGCAGGAAAACCATTTAAAGCAGGAACTGACTATATGGTTTTAGTGCTTCTTTTAAAAAGTCTTGGAATTGAAGCCAATGTTGTTCAGTTAGAGTGTAAAAATCTAAAGGAATATCGTGACTTTGATGAAGCAATCAATAGATCTGTTTGGAGATTTGGAGAGTTGGAAGAAGATAGAGAAATTGCACTTAGACAATATTTCAAAGAGACCCTTGTAAAAAATGAAAGAGGAAATTGGGTTAATCCAAAGGACAAAACAGATTTAGTTTTAATTTGGTGGAAAAAAGAAGAAGAATAG
- a CDS encoding class I SAM-dependent methyltransferase translates to MTKKIIIEDENEIDWDQLWTAKMDKKGDRGKDWSKAAEKYSERASKDNYTEQLISKMIISKEDTVLDVGCGEGSVTIPLSKEVKSITAIDATDKMLEILDEKIKSEGIENIKTIKEDINDVNLEKYGKFDIVLASRVVNGIKSPKKVFSNFNEMANKYVFITLFGPNNWKLEKDFHEYLSKEYNGAPSYTILLNLLAEMGIYANIINLDVGPVRTYKTIEEAIDNGKWNLAKFSEEEQEKLPKFLNEVLIRDNETGLLSNSEDKPDWVLLWWKK, encoded by the coding sequence ATGACTAAGAAAATAATCATTGAAGATGAGAATGAAATTGATTGGGACCAATTATGGACTGCTAAGATGGATAAGAAGGGAGACCGTGGAAAAGACTGGTCTAAAGCAGCAGAAAAGTATAGTGAGAGAGCCAGCAAAGATAACTATACCGAACAATTGATTTCAAAAATGATCATATCTAAAGAGGATACCGTTTTGGATGTGGGCTGTGGAGAAGGAAGCGTAACCATTCCTTTATCTAAAGAAGTAAAATCCATTACAGCCATCGATGCAACAGACAAGATGCTTGAAATACTAGATGAAAAAATTAAATCTGAAGGAATTGAAAATATAAAGACAATTAAAGAGGATATTAATGATGTAAATCTTGAAAAATATGGCAAATTTGATATTGTGCTTGCATCTCGCGTAGTAAACGGCATAAAAAGCCCTAAAAAGGTTTTTTCTAACTTTAATGAAATGGCCAATAAATATGTATTCATTACATTGTTTGGACCAAACAATTGGAAATTGGAAAAAGATTTCCATGAATATTTATCTAAAGAGTATAATGGAGCTCCCTCTTATACCATACTTCTAAATCTCCTTGCAGAGATGGGAATTTATGCGAATATTATAAATTTAGATGTTGGGCCAGTGCGCACTTATAAGACAATTGAAGAAGCCATAGATAATGGAAAATGGAATTTAGCTAAATTTAGTGAAGAAGAACAAGAGAAACTGCCTAAATTTTTAAATGAAGTATTAATTAGAGATAATGAAACCGGTTTGCTATCTAATTCTGAAGACAAACCAGATTGGGTGCTTCTTTGGTGGAAAAAATAA
- a CDS encoding class I SAM-dependent methyltransferase, giving the protein MSFQIDDPEDIDWAYFWAKKLESKKDRAKDWNKAAPNFGKSAKKDDYHTKIIERINVSKEDTILDLGCGDGSITIPLAKKAKSVTGVDSAYKMLEILNENAKKEGIENIRTLEEDLSNIRVNDVGNHDIVVASRSLNGIINIRETISNINEIADKYVYITLFGPNNWKIEKEFFESIDKEYVEFPSHRYFFNILVDMGIYPNVENLNIGHKREYENIEEALESGKWRLELLDDEEKAQLYKYLEDILEEDDNGKLSNPNDKADWVLYWWKK; this is encoded by the coding sequence ATGAGTTTTCAAATAGATGACCCTGAAGATATCGATTGGGCTTACTTCTGGGCTAAAAAACTGGAATCTAAAAAGGACAGGGCTAAAGACTGGAATAAGGCAGCTCCCAACTTTGGAAAGTCTGCAAAAAAGGACGATTACCATACAAAGATTATAGAAAGAATCAATGTCAGCAAAGAGGACACAATCCTTGACTTAGGCTGTGGCGACGGAAGCATAACAATTCCCCTAGCTAAAAAGGCAAAATCCGTCACTGGAGTGGATTCTGCATATAAGATGCTTGAGATACTGAATGAAAATGCCAAAAAGGAAGGAATTGAAAACATAAGAACCCTTGAAGAGGACTTATCAAATATTAGAGTCAATGATGTGGGAAATCATGACATTGTAGTTGCATCAAGATCCTTGAATGGAATAATAAACATTAGGGAAACAATCTCCAATATAAATGAAATAGCTGACAAATACGTTTATATTACCCTATTTGGGCCAAACAATTGGAAAATAGAAAAAGAGTTCTTTGAAAGCATTGATAAGGAATATGTAGAGTTTCCATCCCATAGATACTTCTTCAATATACTTGTTGATATGGGAATCTATCCTAATGTTGAAAACCTTAACATCGGCCATAAAAGGGAATATGAAAACATTGAAGAGGCCTTGGAAAGTGGAAAATGGAGATTGGAACTTTTAGACGATGAAGAAAAGGCACAGCTTTATAAATATTTAGAGGATATATTAGAAGAGGATGATAATGGAAAGCTCTCCAATCCTAATGATAAAGCAGATTGGGTTTTATATTGGTGGAAGAAATAG
- a CDS encoding MarR family transcriptional regulator has translation MNTKEIMKAVSYIKRSNNRYVLVMNMNGKFKMPSEIASEMDLRINQISAVLSDLKKEDIVTCINEEEKVGRLYKLTDKGLEAYKVIKTNEEIQ, from the coding sequence ATGAATACCAAAGAAATTATGAAAGCGGTCTCTTATATCAAGAGATCCAATAACAGATATGTATTAGTAATGAATATGAATGGAAAATTCAAGATGCCCAGTGAAATAGCAAGTGAAATGGATCTAAGAATAAATCAGATAAGTGCAGTCTTATCGGATTTAAAAAAAGAAGATATTGTAACTTGCATAAATGAAGAAGAAAAGGTAGGCAGACTTTATAAGTTAACCGACAAAGGTTTAGAAGCTTATAAAGTCATTAAGACTAACGAAGAGATACAATAG
- a CDS encoding glutamate--tRNA ligase, with product MDELEEIVFKHALLNAAKHKGSANPGAVMGSIMSNEPELRPRAKEIGPISGKIVAQVNAMSPEEQKTKMEELGVEVEEKKKKKEEGLPKLPGSNKNVVMRFAPNPSGPLHIGHARAAVPNGEYVKKCGGKFILRIEDTDPKRIYEPAYQLIQDDLKWLGIEPDEVYYQSDRFEIYYQYAEELIKRGAAYMCTCDGGEFKKLKDNCQPCPCRDNSVEENMELWKRFPEMEAGEAVLRIKTDINHKNPAIRDWVAMRIVEEEHPRLGTKYRVYPMMNFSVSVDDHLLGMTHVLRGKDHLANSEKQKYLYNHMGWEIPEFIHYGRLKMEDIALSTSKAMAGIEEGTYSGWDDPRLGTLRAIARRGIQPETITQLMVEIGIKMSDSAISWKKIYGLNRNLIEEKVNRYFFVPGPVKIDIADVPEDILGWEVIRPLHPDFEERGNRTLIFDKELYIPKADCKDGIIRLMDAVNVEISGEDVKFHSESFEDAREVKARIIQWVPLDAIKAKIVMDDASIVEGLCEKDCGDLKVGDIVQLERFGFARLDEIKDDELIFYFAHK from the coding sequence ATGGACGAATTAGAAGAAATTGTATTTAAGCATGCATTATTGAATGCAGCAAAGCATAAGGGAAGCGCAAACCCTGGAGCGGTTATGGGCTCTATAATGAGCAATGAACCTGAACTTAGGCCTAGAGCAAAGGAGATCGGACCGATTTCCGGTAAGATTGTAGCTCAAGTAAATGCCATGTCTCCTGAAGAACAAAAGACTAAGATGGAAGAGCTAGGAGTGGAAGTGGAAGAGAAAAAGAAAAAGAAAGAGGAAGGATTGCCTAAGCTTCCAGGCAGCAATAAGAATGTTGTCATGCGTTTTGCACCTAACCCAAGTGGACCATTGCACATTGGACATGCAAGAGCAGCTGTTCCTAATGGTGAATATGTTAAAAAATGTGGCGGAAAATTCATTTTAAGAATTGAGGACACAGATCCTAAGCGTATTTACGAACCTGCATATCAATTGATTCAGGATGATTTGAAATGGCTTGGTATAGAGCCTGATGAAGTCTATTACCAAAGTGACCGTTTTGAAATCTATTATCAATATGCTGAAGAGCTTATAAAGCGTGGAGCAGCATATATGTGTACCTGTGACGGGGGAGAGTTTAAGAAGCTTAAGGACAACTGCCAGCCTTGCCCATGCAGAGACAATAGCGTAGAGGAGAATATGGAGCTTTGGAAAAGGTTCCCTGAAATGGAAGCTGGAGAGGCTGTACTTAGGATTAAGACTGATATAAATCATAAGAATCCTGCCATTCGTGATTGGGTGGCTATGAGAATAGTTGAAGAGGAGCATCCTAGGCTTGGAACTAAGTATAGGGTCTATCCTATGATGAACTTTTCAGTATCTGTAGATGACCATTTGCTTGGAATGACCCATGTATTGAGAGGAAAGGACCATCTTGCAAACAGCGAAAAGCAAAAATACCTTTACAACCATATGGGCTGGGAGATTCCTGAATTTATACATTATGGTCGATTGAAGATGGAAGACATTGCATTAAGCACCTCCAAGGCTATGGCTGGAATTGAAGAGGGCACCTACAGCGGATGGGACGACCCAAGGCTTGGAACCTTAAGGGCTATAGCTAGACGTGGAATCCAGCCTGAGACAATCACCCAATTGATGGTTGAGATTGGAATCAAGATGTCTGATTCAGCAATCAGCTGGAAAAAGATATATGGATTGAATAGAAATCTCATTGAAGAGAAGGTAAACAGGTATTTCTTTGTACCGGGCCCTGTAAAAATAGACATTGCAGATGTTCCAGAGGACATTTTAGGATGGGAGGTCATTAGGCCGCTACATCCAGACTTTGAGGAAAGGGGCAATAGAACTCTAATCTTTGATAAGGAACTATATATTCCTAAAGCAGACTGCAAAGATGGAATTATCCGTCTGATGGATGCTGTTAATGTTGAAATCAGTGGAGAGGATGTCAAGTTCCATAGCGAATCCTTTGAAGATGCTAGAGAGGTCAAGGCAAGAATCATTCAATGGGTTCCTCTTGATGCGATAAAGGCTAAAATAGTTATGGATGATGCTTCTATAGTGGAAGGGCTTTGTGAAAAGGACTGTGGTGATTTGAAAGTTGGCGATATAGTCCAATTGGAAAGGTTTGGATTTGCAAGGCTTGATGAGAT